The following proteins are co-located in the Vigna angularis cultivar LongXiaoDou No.4 chromosome 2, ASM1680809v1, whole genome shotgun sequence genome:
- the LOC108328466 gene encoding probable inactive dual specificity protein phosphatase-like At4g18593, with protein sequence MAEASSSQTEATTKPQLIYRCKKCRRIVASEENIVSHERGKGESSFKWKKRSSESWEAEKTPVDCTSIFVEPMKWMEAVQEGNVGDKLLCMGCNARLGNFNWAGMQCSCGAWINPAFQLHKSRLDECYM encoded by the exons ATGGCTGAAGCTAGTAGCTCTCAGACAGAAGCCACTACCAAACCTCAACTTATATACCGGTGTAAGAAATGCAGAAGAATTGTTGCTTCAGAGGAAAATATAGTTTCCCATGAGCGTGGGAAAGGAGAATCAAGCTTCAAGTGGAAAAAGAGAAGCAGTGAATCCTGGGAAGCGGAAAAGACACCAGTTGATTGCACTTCAATATTTGTTGAGCCGATGAAATGGATGGAAGCAG TACAAGAAGGTAATGTGGGGGATAAACTTCTGTGTATGGGTTGTAATGCTCGTTTGGGTAATTTCAACTGGGCTGGTATGCAGTGCAGCTGTGGAGCCTGGATTAACCCTGCTTTTCAGCTGCATAAAAGTAGGTTAGATGAGTGTTATATGTAA